A stretch of the Gemmatimonadaceae bacterium genome encodes the following:
- a CDS encoding toll/interleukin-1 receptor domain-containing protein, protein MQFVMVTHPTDDMPEPIVFVSYSHDTPNHKDWVLRLATELRALGIDTILDQWGSGARRRHRRLHGAIDRAGRSCSALSAPSSTYRAQTLGKVALATNGL, encoded by the coding sequence TTGCAGTTCGTGATGGTAACGCACCCAACGGACGATATGCCTGAGCCAATAGTCTTCGTTTCGTACTCTCACGACACTCCTAATCACAAGGACTGGGTGCTTCGCCTCGCGACTGAACTCCGCGCGCTCGGCATTGACACGATCCTCGATCAGTGGGGATCTGGCGCCCGGAGAAGACATCGTCGCCTTCATGGAGCGATCGATCGCGCGGGCCGATCGTGTTCTGCTTTGTCTGCACCGAGCAGTACGTATCGCGCGCAGACTCTGGGCAAGGTGGCGTTGGCTACGAACGGCTTGTAG